In the Mya arenaria isolate MELC-2E11 chromosome 11, ASM2691426v1 genome, one interval contains:
- the LOC128209895 gene encoding uncharacterized protein LOC128209895 — protein sequence MIAITFLVLWMCHTMSTLGELMTYQMEDLCSKTVGESSTAGKLSFDFSQPRLTTGSECSVTVRPNLTARRDGSTSKVMFYFTEFELESFCTENNLTLGDAYSIVPGTQKEMCGKNDTLLKSFFSTYSDHFRVVFRWNKYGARFRNAKFTLKYISYYDGPCVDDGQSRKCDLSERCVPTEFYCSLGEDLHECGYTDEAECHVSEVGELTWWGSLINQMKNVGIVIAVVIAVYFVFRVLRALRNHGFFKNCETIDKMLASTPRRSRQNETGTTAAATDASRNALTVDNVSRRNSSASGNSSEENGIPSIERSHLIIRNDIVLNFDSTGPNRNFLTPPERSAPLPSVAPPSYDEVMRYPYWRSMKDKYPPPPYCA from the exons ATGATAGCAATTACATTTCTAGTTTTGTGGATGTGTCACACAATGTCGACATTGGGTGAATTAATGACAT ACCAGATGGAAGACTTGTGTAGCAAGACAGTCGGAGAGTCGTCCACGGCGGGCAAACTTAGCTTCGACTTTTCACAGCCCAGACTCACGACAGGTTCTGAGTGTTCTGTGACCGTGCGACCAAACCTGACAGCCCGGCGAGATGGGAGCACCAGTAAAGTGATGTTCTACTTCACAGAGTTTGAGCTGGAATCGTTCTGCACCGAAAACAATCTGACACTTGGCGATGCATACTCGATAGTTCCTG GTACCCAGAAGGAAATGTGCGGCAAAAACGACACGCTGTTGAAATCCTTCTTCTCCACGTACTCAGACCACTTCCGGGTTGTGTTCAGGTGGAACAAGTACGGGGCAAGATTCAGGAACGCCAAGTTTACCTtgaaatacatttcatattACGATG GTCCTTGTGTCGACGACGGACAATCAAGAAAATGTGATTTGAGCGAAAGATGTGTGCCAACAGAGTTTTACTGCTCGCTGGGCGAGGACCTTCACGAGTGCGGGTACACAGACGAGGCCGAGTGCCATGTCTCGGAGGTGGGGGAATTGACGTGGTGGGGTAGcttaataaatcaaatgaagAACGTGGGAATAGTTATAGCTGTAGTGATAGCCGTATATTTCGTCTTTCGCGTACTGCGAGCCTTACGGAATCATggctttttcaaaaattgtgAAACGATTGACAAAATGCTTGCTTCTACACCCAGACGATCACGGCAGAATGAG ACTGGAACGACCGCAGCAGCGACTGATGCAAGTAGAAATGCTTTAACAGTCGACAATGTTTCTAGAAGGAACTCAAGTGCAAGTGGTAATTCGTCCGAAGAGAATGGTATTCCATCTATAGAACGATCGCATCTGATAATTCGAAATGATATTGTGTTGAACTTTGACAGCACGGGGCCGAACCGGAACTTCCTTACTCCACCGGAACGGTCCGCCCCTTTACCTAGTGTTGCCCCGCCATCATACGACGAGGTCATGAGGTATCCTTACTGGCGGTCCATGAAAGACAAATACCCACCACCACCATACTGCGCTTGA
- the LOC128209518 gene encoding uncharacterized protein LOC128209518, giving the protein MTAIIFHVLWMCYISSTVGEFMTYQMEDLCGKTVGETSTAGKFSFDFSKLTSTTGFNCSVTVQPELTSRRDGSTSKVMVYFTEFELESFCTETNLTLYDANAPVSGTQKEMCGRNDTLLKSFFSTYSDHFRVVFRWNKYGERYRNAKFTLNYISYYDGPCVDDGQSRKCGLSERCVPTEFYCSLGEDLHECGYTDETECQEIVMNWLDNLLDQLKNVAIVMAIVIAAYFVVRVLRALRDQGLFKNCQSIDKMIAFTSRRSRLNETGTTAAATDASRNSLTLDNVSRRNSSASSNSSEENGNPSIERSNLSSENDIRLNFDSTGPDQNFLSPPEPTSPLPSGAPPSYDEVMGSSYSRSNDNINQSSNA; this is encoded by the exons ATGACAGcaattatatttcatgttttatggatGTGTTATATATCGTCAACGGTCGGTGAATTTATGACAT ACCAGATGGAAGACTTGTGTGGCAAGACAGTCGGAGAGACGTCCACGGCGGGCAAATTTAGCTTCGACTTCTCCAAGCTTACATCCACGACAGGCTTCAACTGCTCTGTGACCGTGCAACCAGAGCTGACAAGCCGGCGTGATGGGAGCACCAGTAAAGTCATGGTCTACTTCACAGAGTTTGAGCTGGAATCGTTCTGCACCGAAACCAACCTGACACTTTACGATGCAAACGCGCCTGTTTCCG GTACCCAGAAGGAAATGTGCGGCAGAAACGACACGCTGTTGAAATCCTTCTTCTCCACCTATTCAGACCACTTCCGGGTCGTGTTCAGGTGGAACAAGTACGGGGAAAGATATAGGAACGCCAAGTTTACCTTGAATTACATTTCATATTACGATG GTCCTTGCGTCGACGATGGACAGTCTAGAAAATGTGGTTTGAGCGAGAGATGCGTGCCAACAGAGTTCTACTGCTCGCTGGGCGAGGACCTCCACGAATGCGGGTACACAGACGAGACCGAGTGTCAGGAGATCGTTATGAATTGGTTGGATAACTTATTGGATCAACTGAAGAACGTCGCAATAGTCATGGCCATCGTGATAGCCGCCTATTTCGTCGTTCGCGTACTGCGAGCCTTGCGGGACCAAGGCTTATTCAAAAATTGTCAATCCATTGACAAAATGATTGCCTTTACATCCAGACGATCGCGACTGAATGAG ACTGGAACGACCGCAGCAGCGACTGATGCTAGTAGAAATTCTTTAACACTCGACAATGTTTCTAGAAGGAACTCAAGTGCAAGTAGTAATTCGTCCGAGGAGAATGGTAATCCATCTATAGAACGATCGAATCTGTCAAGTGAAAATGATATTAGGTTGAACTTTGACAGCACGGGGCCGGACCAGAACTTTCTTTCCCCACCGGAACCGACCTCCCCTCTACCAAGTGGTGCCCCGCCCTCATATGACGAGGTCATGGGGTCTTCTTACTCGCGGTCCAATGACAATATTAACCAGTCATCCAACGCTTGA